From the genome of Acidobacteriota bacterium, one region includes:
- a CDS encoding competence/damage-inducible protein A: MKKARAPRIEVIAVGSELLTDRFQDTNSLYLSRRLADWGLRLSFKTVVGDEAEDLGMAIRSSLRRADLILIMGGLGPTEDDRTRETLAGCLKRRMIFRPEILKNIEARFRKRRLPMPPSNRKQAYLLQGAEILPNPHGTAPGQWIRQGRKMIALLPGPPRELIPMFEDHILPRLEEAKQGCLIRRVLKAAGLGESTMEERLRDVYPAVPPNMILTTLAAPGDIEIQLSMASRDNDIEAVSAMDRVTEMIESRLGSCVYARDNIRLESAVAQLFSLSGLTLACAESCTGGLIGHRLTDVPGSSAFFLESVVSYANTSKIRRLGVPRAVIEKYGAVSRPVAEAMAEGIRKTSGADIGLAVTGIAGPSGGTLRKPVGLVFIALADEGKVDVVRNVFPGNRNQIKAQASQKALDILRLHLQKILRRTSLGQGRTA, encoded by the coding sequence ATGAAAAAAGCGAGAGCGCCCCGGATCGAAGTGATCGCCGTCGGCAGCGAACTTCTGACGGATCGCTTCCAGGATACCAACTCGCTTTATCTCAGCCGCCGGTTGGCCGATTGGGGATTGCGCCTGTCCTTTAAAACCGTTGTCGGCGACGAAGCGGAAGATCTCGGGATGGCTATCCGCTCGTCTCTCCGGCGGGCCGATCTGATCCTGATCATGGGCGGGTTGGGTCCAACGGAGGATGACCGCACCCGGGAAACGCTGGCCGGTTGTCTCAAGCGTCGAATGATCTTTCGTCCGGAAATCCTGAAAAACATCGAAGCACGTTTTCGGAAGCGCCGGCTTCCCATGCCGCCGTCGAACCGGAAACAGGCTTATCTTCTCCAGGGTGCTGAAATCCTGCCCAATCCCCACGGAACAGCCCCCGGACAGTGGATCCGGCAGGGACGGAAAATGATCGCTCTTCTTCCGGGACCGCCGCGCGAGCTCATCCCGATGTTTGAAGACCATATCCTCCCCCGCTTGGAGGAGGCCAAGCAGGGATGCCTCATCCGCCGGGTTTTGAAAGCGGCCGGGCTCGGCGAGTCGACCATGGAAGAACGTCTCCGCGACGTCTATCCCGCCGTTCCCCCGAACATGATTCTGACCACCCTGGCGGCTCCCGGCGACATCGAAATTCAATTGTCCATGGCCTCCCGGGATAACGACATCGAAGCAGTCTCCGCCATGGACAGAGTGACGGAAATGATCGAATCCCGGCTCGGATCCTGCGTCTATGCCCGGGACAATATCCGGCTCGAAAGTGCCGTGGCGCAACTGTTCAGTCTATCGGGATTGACTCTGGCTTGTGCTGAATCGTGCACGGGAGGTCTGATCGGCCACAGGCTGACGGATGTTCCCGGGAGTTCGGCGTTTTTCCTGGAAAGCGTTGTCAGCTACGCCAATACCTCGAAAATCCGGAGACTCGGCGTTCCCCGCGCGGTCATTGAAAAATACGGCGCCGTCAGCCGGCCGGTTGCCGAGGCCATGGCGGAGGGAATCCGAAAGACATCGGGGGCCGATATCGGTTTGGCCGTCACCGGCATCGCCGGACCCTCGGGAGGAACGCTCCGGAAACCTGTCGGCCTGGTTTTCATCGCCCTCGCCGATGAAGGAAAGGTTGACGTTGTCCGAAATGTTTTCCCCGGAAACAGAAACCAGATCAAGGCCCAGGCCTCCCAAAAAGCTCTGGACATTCTCCGCCTCCACCTCCAAAAAATCCTGCGGCGGACAAGCCTCGGGCAAGGACGAACAGCTTGA
- the rimO gene encoding 30S ribosomal protein S12 methylthiotransferase RimO has translation MNRKTAALISLGCAKNLVDSEVMLGILKTSGYDPVPSPDEADVIIVNTCGFIQPAREESLSVLRKAAALKAADAGKRLVVAGCYVRKDGEALKRRFPEVDAWLDVGDYAKIAAAAAGRPFRSCDRAFLYNHTTPRLISTPRSWAYLKISEGCLRRCGFCTIPIIKGPLRSRTEASIVREAENLVSSGVREIVLVSHDTTSFGMDRGGKRKLPGLLKSLLSIRKLAWIRILYGYPEGVTDELLDMFKDPRICSYLDLPFQHADPAVVRSMGRTMDAARAVALIEKIRSRVPGVALRTSLIVGYPGEGSREFRKLKMFVKEARFDHLGVFPYSPEPGTAAFRLGDPVSSAAKTGRRASLMRLQTEISFERNRARIGSTEAVLVEGVSREAPDLSIGRGRFQAPEVDGVIFIKTGRGGTSRKNPIVNVRIEAADVYDLTGRPAS, from the coding sequence ATGAATCGTAAAACGGCCGCACTGATCAGTCTGGGCTGCGCGAAGAATCTCGTGGACAGCGAGGTCATGCTGGGAATCCTGAAGACATCCGGCTACGATCCGGTTCCCAGCCCCGACGAGGCCGACGTCATCATCGTCAACACCTGTGGTTTCATTCAGCCCGCCCGGGAGGAAAGTCTGTCCGTCCTGCGGAAGGCGGCCGCTCTGAAAGCGGCCGATGCCGGAAAGCGACTCGTGGTCGCCGGGTGTTATGTGCGGAAGGACGGCGAAGCCTTGAAGCGCCGGTTTCCCGAAGTCGACGCCTGGCTGGATGTCGGGGATTATGCCAAAATCGCGGCGGCGGCCGCCGGACGTCCCTTCCGATCGTGCGACAGGGCGTTTCTTTACAATCATACGACTCCCCGGTTGATCTCGACACCTCGCTCCTGGGCCTACCTCAAGATCTCCGAAGGCTGTCTCCGGCGGTGCGGTTTCTGCACCATTCCCATCATCAAGGGGCCCCTCCGGTCCCGAACCGAGGCCTCCATCGTACGTGAAGCCGAAAATCTTGTGTCGTCCGGCGTCAGGGAAATCGTCCTGGTTTCCCATGATACGACATCTTTTGGGATGGATCGCGGCGGAAAGAGAAAACTTCCCGGTTTGTTGAAATCCCTTCTTTCCATCAGGAAATTGGCCTGGATCCGCATCCTTTATGGATATCCCGAAGGTGTGACGGATGAGCTCCTGGACATGTTCAAAGACCCCCGGATCTGCTCTTACCTCGATCTCCCGTTTCAACATGCCGATCCGGCCGTCGTCCGCAGCATGGGCCGGACGATGGACGCCGCCCGAGCCGTGGCCCTGATCGAAAAAATCCGCAGCCGGGTTCCCGGTGTGGCCTTGCGGACGAGCCTCATCGTCGGCTATCCTGGGGAGGGATCCCGGGAGTTCCGGAAGCTCAAAATGTTTGTCAAAGAAGCCCGTTTCGATCATCTGGGGGTTTTCCCCTATTCTCCGGAACCCGGAACCGCGGCTTTCCGCCTGGGCGATCCGGTGTCTTCCGCGGCGAAGACGGGACGGCGGGCTTCGCTGATGCGGCTCCAGACGGAAATTTCCTTCGAACGCAACCGCGCGCGTATCGGTTCGACGGAAGCCGTCCTGGTAGAAGGTGTTTCCCGGGAAGCGCCGGATCTTTCGATCGGAAGAGGCCGTTTTCAAGCCCCGGAGGTGGACGGGGTCATTTTCATCAAGACGGGACGAGGCGGCACAAGCAGGAAAAACCCCATCGTCAATGTCCGGATCGAAGCCGCCGATGTTTATGATCTCACCGGAAGGCCGGCATCATGA
- the thpR gene encoding RNA 2',3'-cyclic phosphodiesterase, whose amino-acid sequence MRAFVAIAIDSEIKASLIDFVGRLRSRGEGVGWLRPNAVHLTLKFLGEVSDDRALAAGRCLEEIASRHGTFPLSVKGTGVFPPGASRPRILWAEIDPSPSLMRFQEDVESTLEKAGFPREAKAFHPHLTLGRVRKPAGLGRILELLKEHRDSEFGVMTAETVTLFESRLHPSGAQYAVLREVRLP is encoded by the coding sequence TTGAGAGCTTTCGTTGCCATCGCCATTGACAGCGAAATCAAGGCCTCTCTTATTGATTTCGTCGGCAGGCTGAGGAGCCGGGGGGAAGGCGTCGGTTGGCTTCGTCCGAATGCCGTGCACCTGACCCTGAAATTCCTGGGGGAGGTTTCGGACGACCGGGCCCTCGCAGCCGGCCGATGCCTGGAAGAGATCGCTTCGCGCCATGGGACATTTCCTCTTTCCGTGAAAGGGACGGGCGTTTTTCCCCCGGGCGCATCCCGGCCCCGGATCCTCTGGGCGGAAATCGATCCGTCGCCCTCTCTGATGCGTTTTCAGGAGGATGTCGAGTCGACCCTGGAAAAAGCCGGTTTCCCTCGCGAAGCCAAGGCTTTTCATCCCCATCTCACTCTGGGCCGAGTCAGAAAACCTGCCGGGCTCGGCCGGATTCTCGAGCTCTTGAAAGAGCACCGGGACAGCGAATTCGGCGTCATGACGGCCGAGACGGTCACCCTTTTTGAAAGCCGTCTCCACCCGTCGGGCGCTCAATATGCGGTGCTCAGGGAGGTCCGTCTGCCATGA
- a CDS encoding phosphatidylglycerophosphatase A — protein sequence MKTLWAIPATVFGIGRFPVAPGTLASLLTVLLYHVCLSRLGVPYLLLIITAVFAVGVISAGAYARSIGRSDPRPVVIDEVCGQLAALTAVPSEWFPLALAFLLFRILDIFKPFPIGKLESLPGGWGIMADDMAAGILAALCVHGALRLL from the coding sequence ATGAAAACCTTGTGGGCGATTCCGGCGACGGTTTTCGGCATCGGCCGTTTTCCCGTCGCGCCCGGAACCCTGGCCAGCCTCCTGACGGTTCTTCTTTATCATGTCTGCCTCAGCCGCCTTGGTGTTCCGTATCTGCTTCTGATCATCACTGCGGTTTTCGCCGTCGGCGTCATCTCGGCCGGCGCCTATGCCCGTTCCATCGGCCGGAGCGACCCCCGCCCTGTCGTCATCGACGAGGTCTGCGGTCAATTGGCCGCTTTGACGGCGGTTCCTTCGGAATGGTTTCCCCTCGCCCTGGCTTTTCTCCTATTCCGGATTCTTGATATTTTCAAGCCGTTTCCCATCGGAAAGCTGGAGTCTCTTCCCGGGGGTTGGGGTATTATGGCCGACGACATGGCCGCCGGAATCCTCGCCGCCCTCTGTGTTCATGGAGCCCTGCGTCTGTTATGA